The segment TCGCCTGATGAGTTCGAACGACTCGCCAATCGCATGATTCCCGCTCGCGCACGCCGTCGAGACGCATGAATTAGGTCCGCGGAGTCCGAAGCGAATAGCGATATGGCCGGCGGCCAGGTTCGTGATGATCGAAGGGATGAAGAACGGACTGATCCGGTCAGGCCCTTTTTCCAGCAACGTCTTGTGTGTTTCCTCCAGGCCGGGGATTCCGCCCATGCCCGTGCCGATAAGAACACCGATACGACTTCGTTCATTATCCTTGACCGTAAGCTGGGCGTCATCTACCGCCATAATGGCGCCGGCCAACGCATAGTGGATAAACCGGTCCATCTTTTTGACTTCTTTCTTCTCCATATAGAGAAGCGGGTCAAACCCCTTAACCTCTGCGGCGATCTTCGTATCGTGCCGACTGGCATCGAACCGGGTGATGTGGTCGATACCTGAGACCCCATTCACCAGGCTCTCCCAGAAGGCTTCAACGCCGATGCCGTTGGGCGCCACTACGCCCAGGCCTGTCGCAACGACTCGCCTCATAGCGTTCATCTTCATATTCCCACCGCCTACGCGTGGCTTATGGAAGCAGGCCAGGCCTGTTACGCGGGATGCGACGTGATATACGCGATAGCCGCTTTTACGGTCATGAGCTTCTCTGCTTCCTCGTCAGGAATCTGAACGCCGAACTCCTCTTCCAAGGCCATCACCAACTCCACCGTATCAAGCGAATCGGCGCCCAGATCTTCGACGAAAGAAGCCTCCGATGTCACCTCTGTCGCATTGACACCCAATTGGTCTACAATGATCTTCTTGACCCTCTCCTCGATCTCCATTACGTCAGCCATTATCCCCCCTCTACGGCCCCTGCCTGCCGCCAGGCAGGTCGGTACCGTCTCCTTGGATTACGCCCGCATCTTACGTTCGCAACCCGCCATCGATTGTAATCACCTGACCGGTGATATAGCCTGCCGCTTCAGACACCAGAAACGAGACCAGAGCAGCCACCTCCATCGGATCCCCGAATCGACCTAGGGGGATCTGGCTGAGGTAGATCTTCTTGCGATCCTCAGATAATACCGCAGTCATCTCTGTTTCGATAAATCCAGGAGCCACCGCATTCACCGTAATCGACCTGGAGGCAACCTCTTTAGCAACAGCCTTGGTGAAACCGATCAGACCCGCCTTCGCTGCAGAGTAGTTGGCCTGTCCAGGAATTCCCATCGTCCCTGCAATCGAACTGATATTCACGATTCGACCGCCACGAGCCCTGAGCATCGGTCGAAGTGCCGATCGAGTCGTGAAGAATGCCCCCTTCAGGTTGACGTCCAGGACCGCATCCCAGTCCTCCTCCTTCATCCGGACCAAAAGCCCATCCCTGGTGATGCCGGCATTGTTGACCAGAATATCAAGACGCCCAAAACGCTTGATGCTGGCCTGGATCAGCGCCTCAGCATCCGACTCACGCGATACGTCTGCGGCAACTGCCATCCCTGTCGCCCCTGTCGCCTCGATCTCGGCAACTACCTCCTCAGCCGCCGCCAGGTTTCTCCCGCAGATAGCTACCTTTGCACCCTCAGCCGAGAGCCTCATGGCGATTGCCCGCCCAATCCCACGCGAGCCACCAGTAATGACCGCTACCTTCCCTTCAAGTCCGATCGCTGCTCCCATCGCTATTACAGAAGCGCCTTCAACTGATTCACCGCAGTCCGCAACGAACCCAGATCCTCGGCGTAAAGCGCGGTAGTCGCCGGGGCGATCCGCTTGATTAGCCCGGTGAGTACCTTTCCCGGGCCAAGCTCCAGGAAGCAGGTGACGCCTTCTTTCACCAGCCTTCGCACCACATCCTCCCACCTCACTGGACTGGTGACTTGGCGGACGAGACTTTCGGGGATCGCTTCCTTGTTCGTCAGGATCTCGGCGTCGACATTGTTGACCAACGGGACCAATAGATCAGCGATTGGAATCGTACGGAGCGCTCCCGCCAACCGCTCAGCCGCCGGCCTCATCAAGGAGCAGTGAAAGGGCGCGCTTACCTGTAAGCGAACGGCCCTCTTGGCGCCCCGTTCCTTAGCCATCTCAATGGCCCGGTCGACCGCCGCTGTCTCCCCGGCAATTACCACCTGACCGGGGCAATTAAGATTGGCGATCTCGACGACCCCTAAGTGAGCAGCCTCAACACACACCGCATAGACGCTATCCTTATCGAGACCTAGCACGGCTGCCATCGTGCCGGCGCCAGGGATCACCGCTTCCTGCATAAACTCGCCTCTTTTTCTCACAATGCGAATCGCATCTTCGAATGTGAGGCC is part of the Candidatus Methylomirabilis limnetica genome and harbors:
- the fabD gene encoding ACP S-malonyltransferase, encoding MGAIALVFPGQGSQRVGMGRDFWAQLPEARQLFEKGSESLGIDLARLCFEGPDDLLTLTANAQPAIMAVSMAAFAALQCEGIKHDYVAGHSLGEYSALVAAGGLTFEDAIRIVRKRGEFMQEAVIPGAGTMAAVLGLDKDSVYAVCVEAAHLGVVEIANLNCPGQVVIAGETAAVDRAIEMAKERGAKRAVRLQVSAPFHCSLMRPAAERLAGALRTIPIADLLVPLVNNVDAEILTNKEAIPESLVRQVTSPVRWEDVVRRLVKEGVTCFLELGPGKVLTGLIKRIAPATTALYAEDLGSLRTAVNQLKALL
- the fabG gene encoding 3-oxoacyl-[acyl-carrier-protein] reductase, which gives rise to MGAAIGLEGKVAVITGGSRGIGRAIAMRLSAEGAKVAICGRNLAAAEEVVAEIEATGATGMAVAADVSRESDAEALIQASIKRFGRLDILVNNAGITRDGLLVRMKEEDWDAVLDVNLKGAFFTTRSALRPMLRARGGRIVNISSIAGTMGIPGQANYSAAKAGLIGFTKAVAKEVASRSITVNAVAPGFIETEMTAVLSEDRKKIYLSQIPLGRFGDPMEVAALVSFLVSEAAGYITGQVITIDGGLRT
- the acpP gene encoding acyl carrier protein, which encodes MEIEERVKKIIVDQLGVNATEVTSEASFVEDLGADSLDTVELVMALEEEFGVQIPDEEAEKLMTVKAAIAYITSHPA